In the Pseudoalteromonas rubra genome, TACACCTGTGCGCATATTGTAGTCGCTTGCGAACGTGAGCATACTGACACATAAACACATCGCAATCGTGATGAGTTTGGCTATTTTCATTAGACGTCTCCCTCAATTGCTTCGAGCGTGAGAAGCAACGGTTCTTATTATCGGATGACTGTCATTTCACTTGGGTTATCCCATGAGTACTACACGACCATTTAACAACTAGTCAAAATTTGACCGTTTAGCAAGTTTTTGCCTCGTGTAGATTTTGTTTTTCAGGCGGGGAAATAGTTGAAAAATAGCTGTTTGTTAGGAGTCACTTATACACAAGCGCCAATGGTATGGTCACTTAAAAGTGTATACAAGAAGTAAAAACAGCCCGGAAAAGACAATCCAGGCTGCGCAGGGAAATTAATTAAACATCACCTCGGATAACACCGACCGCCAAGCCTTCCACCGAAAAGCTTTGCTGCTCTAAATCAACTTCAATGGGTGAGAAGTCCTCGTTTTCAGCATGCAGATAGACTTTCTTCCCTAACTTTTCAAAGCGCTTAACTGTGACGTCTTCTTCTACGCGTGCAACGACAACCTGGCCATTATTCACAACCTGAGTACGGTGTACTGCAAGTAGATCTCCATCCATAATGCCGATGTTTTTCATACTCATGCCATTAACGCGCAACAAATAATCGGCTGCGGGGTGAAACATTGTAGGATCGACTGAACAGTGGCTCTCAATATGCTCCTGAGCAAGAATGGGCTCTCCGGCTGCGACTCGACCAACTAAGGGTAACCCTAGTTGCTCAGGTTCATTTTCTACTAGCCGAATTCCCCTGCTTGCACCTGGTACCATTTCTATAACACCTTTTTTCGCTAACGCTTTTAAGTGTTCTTCTGCAGCATTCGCACTACGAAACCCAAGCGACTCAGCAATCTCGGCCCGAGTCGGAGGCATGCCGGTATCTTTAATGAAGACTTTTATGAGTTCAAAAACTTGTTCTTGTCGTTTGGTGAGTGGTCGCATATAACTGGTTTTCCATACAGTGCATTTACTGTGAGTATATACAGTTATCATTTTTTCGCAACGGTTATTCTGCACGAACCTTAAACTCGTATTCTATTAGCTGGGCTGATAGTGCACTATACCTTGAGGCATCATGCATAAAGTGACTAACATTT is a window encoding:
- the lexA gene encoding transcriptional repressor LexA — protein: MRPLTKRQEQVFELIKVFIKDTGMPPTRAEIAESLGFRSANAAEEHLKALAKKGVIEMVPGASRGIRLVENEPEQLGLPLVGRVAAGEPILAQEHIESHCSVDPTMFHPAADYLLRVNGMSMKNIGIMDGDLLAVHRTQVVNNGQVVVARVEEDVTVKRFEKLGKKVYLHAENEDFSPIEVDLEQQSFSVEGLAVGVIRGDV